The Temnothorax longispinosus isolate EJ_2023e chromosome 4, Tlon_JGU_v1, whole genome shotgun sequence genome has a window encoding:
- the LOC139811594 gene encoding insulin receptor isoform X2, with the protein MRTRKSLLPIVLLCVTVVGLALCQEKRWPKAATKHRDKSAKGKYDPDYADRTKEEDSAEFYYEQSSAAKGYYDSESLDILAANRSNRAIDNSRSTDVGSKNNQQSSQSSNLPKSHAKSSEEVGKKGEKGRRYKNMTIGDGICASIDIRNDVDSFRVLKECRVIEGFLQIVLIENNTEADFENVSFPELREITGYLLLYRVDSLKSLNKLFPNLEVIRGDILLTDYAFMIYEMKNLQEIGLTNLTKISRGGVRIEKNPTLCFTNTVNWSLIVPAGENFIKDNRNEQNCPHVKGCSQCPGSYCWTAQHCQKLERSRCHEQCLGECYGPSDTECYVCKHYRHKGKCIESCPDNLFAYLSRRCISQDECLNMNSLRRFSKLDEIQTWRPFQNACVTQCPDGFEDFINEKNVTACRACKGRCRKIANGAIIRHISDAQSFRGITVVKGALEFQIRNGNPNIMNELADAFGLIEEITEYLKITHSFPITSLNFFKKLKLIKGENLDINNASLVVLDNPNLSSLFPQSQNLTIENGRLFFHYNPKLCLSKIEQFGKMVNITNFTDLEVQPESNGDKVACNIVNINITVKKRDADHVVLNWDSYKPPEGQQLLNYLLNYIETENEDITYEANACGNNTWQIMDVGLNSNSIVSKYIGNLKPYTKYAAYVKTFTARNKNSSNSFVTPVGQSEIIFFQTKNTIPSVPTNVSSTAISDNKILLKWGPPVYTNGPIGYYMISSTILPDDMELVATRNYCVDTLVNEAKKEIHEVTIKTSLISNPNSCCFKDAKTSKQFEIFCHKNMTISHLSPGWKDHCVFNSYNSPENKFYDVTNNLSTATREEQKTEIDGLADAGSGTTIGHPNDKGYMYNVSAQNTSYVLKNLRHYSLYTITIAACGVKMDSDAPMCSTIQYTNVRTLKRPNADDINNVKVHVTNDTIVEVTWESVKDPNAFTVSYIIEYTNLDVKDAKRSTECIPYIGRREKYINHYIRNLSPGRYSLRMRSTSLAGDGTFTNVVYFSIGLSDNNRIMVATLLTLVVLFVTVTAIVFLIRSHQKKKTQERLIASVNPDYIETKYVVDSWEVPRENVEILEELGLGNFGMVYRGYLDGTGQVAIKTISETASQREKNEFLNEASVMKNFSTWHIIKLLGVVSMGNPPFVIMELMENGDLKTYLRRIRDTQMVPNASRIMRMAAEIADGMAYLESKKFVHRDLAARNCMVSKDLVCKIGDFGMARDIYETDYYKIGKKGLLPIRWMAPENLSDGVFTSDSDVWSFGVVLYEILTLAEIPYQGFSNEEVLHHVLRKGMLNIPRNCPETIQKLMEKCFKWRPSERPTFMEIVSELEPFLGQDFCEKSFYHSDEGIEIRSLGIKKVYHNAAPIRFHWGHETARWVKDFEDNVTLLDQMKAGTSRGRIFKNGFQHFGPNRDTAEE; encoded by the exons ATGAGGACGAGGAAGTCGCTGCTGCCGATCGTTCTGTTGTGCGTCACGGTAGTGGGCCTGGCGCTCTGCCAGGAGAAAAGGTGGCCGAAAGCGGCCACGAAGCACCGGGATAAAAGCGCCAAGGGCAAATACGACCCTGATTACGCGGACAGGACGAAGGAGGAGGACTCCGCGGAGTTTTACTATGAGCAGAGCTCGGCGGCCAAGGGCTACTATGACTCCGAATCTTTGGACATCTTGGCCGCTAACAGAAGCAACAGAGCGATCGATAATTCCAG ATCTACGGATGTCGGGTCTAAAAACAATCAGCAGTCTAGTCAGTCGTCGAATCTGCCCAAGTCGCACGCGAAATCGAGCGAGGAGGTaggaaagaaaggagagaaaggacGAAGATACAAGAATATGACGATCGGGGACGGTATTTGTGCGAGCATAGACATCAGAAATGACGTTGACAGCTTTAGAGTATTGAAAGAGTGCCGTGTAATCGAGGGCTTTCTGCAAATTGTACTGATCGAGAACAACACCGAGGCGGATTTCGAGAATGTTAGCTTTCCGGAGTTGAGAGAAATCACCGGCTACCTCCTTTTGTATCGCGTGGACAGTCTGAAGAGCCTCAACAAACTCTTCCCGAATCTCGAGGTCATCAGGGGCGATATACTCCTCACGGACTATGCCTTCATGATTTATGAAATGAAGAACTTGCAGGAG ATCGGCCTCACCAACCTGACAAAGATATCCCGGGGTGGCGTACGCATAGAGAAGAATCCCACTCTCTGTTTTACAAATACCGTGAACTGGAGTCTCATTGTTCCGGCCGGCGAGAACTTCATCAAAGATAACAGAAACGAGCAGAATTGCCCGCACGTGAAAG GATGCTCTCAATGTCCTGGCAGTTATTGCTGGACTGCTCAACATTGCCAGAAATTAGAGAGATCAAGATGCCACGAACAGTGTCTCGGAGAATGTTACGGTCCAAGTGATACTGAGTGTTACGTGTGCAAGCATTATCGACACAAAGGAAAATGCATTGAAAGCTGTCCGGACAATTT ATTCGCATATCTCTCGAGACGATGCATCAGCCAGGACGAATGCCTAAACATGAACAGTCTCAGAAGATTTTCTAAATTGGATGAAATACAGACATGGCGACCTTTCCAGAACGCCTGTGTCACTCAATGTCCTGATGGTTTCGAGGATTTCATCAACGAAAAAAAT GTAACAGCCTGTCGGGCGTGCAAAGGACGGTGCCGTAAAATCGCAAACGGTGCTATCATACGCCACATTTCGGACGCTCAGAGTTTTCGTGGTATAACGGTAGTGAAGGGGGCTCTGGAGTTTCAAATAAGAAATGGTAACCCAAATATAATGAATGAATTGGCGGACGCGTTCGGTTTAATCGAGGAGATAACCGAATACCTGAAGATAACGCATTCTTTTCCGATCACATCATTGAACTTTTTCAAGAAACTCAAATTGATCAAGGGTGAAAATTTGGACATCAATAACGCGAGTTTGGTGGTCCTGGATAATCCGAAtctctcctccctcttccCGCAATCCCAAAACCTAACGATAGAGAACGGCAGGCTGTTCTTTCATTACAATCCCAAGCTCTGCCTTTCGAAAATAGAGCAGTTCGGTAAAATGGTAAATATTACGAACTTCACGGATCTCGAGGTTCAGCCAGAATCGAACGGCGACAAGGTTGCCTGCAATATTGTTAACATAAACATCACGGTGAAAAAGCGGGACGCGGATCACGTGGTTCTGAATTGGGACAGCTATAAGCCGCCGGAGGGCCAACAACTTCTCAACTATCTGCTAAATTACATAGAGACTGAGAATGAGGATATAACGTACGAGGCGAACGCTTGCGGTAATAACACGTGGCAGATCATGGACGTCGGTCTGAACTCGAATTCGATCGTTTCGAAATATATCGGAAATTTGAAACCGTACACCAAGTATGCCGCCTATGTGAAAACGTTCACGGCGAGGAACAAGAATTCTTCAAATTCTTTCGTAACTCCGGTGGGGCAATCTGAAATTATCTTCTTCCAGACAAAGAACACGATACCTTCGGTACCGACGAATGTGAGTTCGACCGCGATAAGCGACAACAAAATTCTACTCAAATGGGGCCCGCCGGTGTATACGAACGGTCCCATAGGCTACTACATGATCTCCAGTACGATTCTACCGGACGACATGGAACTGGTCGCCACGCGGAATTACTGTGTCGATACTTTGGTCAACGAGGCCAAGAAGGAGATACATGAGGTGACGATTAAGACGTCGCTGATCTCGAATCCCAATTCCTGCTGTTTCAAGGACGCAAAGACCTCTAAACAGTTTGAGATATTCTGTCACAAAAATATGACCATCAGCCACTTGTCGCCCGGTTGGAAGGATCACTGCGTCTTTAACAGTTACAATTCGCCGGAGAATAAGTTTTATGACGTGACGAATAATTTATCCACCGCAACACGAGAAGAGCAGAAAACTGAGATAGACGGTTTAGCTGACGCTGGTAGCGGTACCACGATCGGCCATCCGAATGATAAAGGATATATGTACAATGTCAGTGCGCAAAATACTTCGTACGTTTTGAAAAACTTGCGCCATTATTCTTTGTACACTATCACGATTGCCGCATGCGGCGTCAAGATGGACAGCGATGCGCCGATGTGCTCGACCATTCAGTATACGAATGTCCGGACGCTGAAGCGACCGAACGCGGACGATATTAACAACGTGAAGGTCCACGTGACTAATGATACAATCGTCGAAGTCACCTGGGAATCGGTCAAGGATCCAAACGCGTTCACTGTCTCATACATTATAGAGTACACGAATCTGGACGTGAAGGATGCGAAGAGGAGCACCGAGTGCATACCGTACATCGGCCGCAGGGAGAAGTACATCAATCATTACATCAGAAACCTTAGTCCGGGTAGATACAGCCTGAGAATGCGCTCCACGTCGCTAGCGGGTGATGGCACCTTCACCAATGTGGTCTACTTCTCAATTGGTTTATCGGATAACAACCGAATAATGGTGGCAACGCTGTTGACTTTAGTTGTGCTGTTCGTCACTGTGACCGCGATAGTGTTCCTTATCAGGAGCCaccagaagaagaagacgcaGGAACGATTGATAGCCAGCGTAAATCCAGATTATATCGAGACCAAGTACGTCGTCGATAGCTGGGAAGTACCCAGGGAGAACGTCGAGATCCTGGAGGAGCTTGGTCTGGGTAACTTCGGCATGGTGTATCGCGGATATCTGGACGGCACCGGGCAAGTAGCCATCAAAACGATCTCCGAGACTGCCAGCCAGCGGGAAAAAAACGAGTTCCTGAACGAGGCCTCGGTCATGAAGAACTTTTCGACATGGCACATCATTAAATTGCTAGGCGTAGTCTCCATGGGCAATCCGCCATTCGTCATCATGGAGCTCATGGAGAACGGCGATCTGAAGACGTACCTACGTAGGATACGTGACACCCAGATGGTGCCGAATGCATCCAGGATAATGAGAATGGCCGCGGAAATCGCCGACGGTATGGCCTACCTGGAATCGAAGAAATTCGTGCACCGCGACCTGGCCGCCCGCAATTGCATGGTGTCCAAGGACCTGGTCTGCAAGATCGGCGACTTTGGCATGGCGAGAGATATCTACGAGACCGATTATTATAAGATCGGTAAGAAGGGCCTGCTACCGATACGCTGGATGGCACCGGAGAATCTCTCCGACGGCGTATTCACGTCCGACTCGGATGTATGGTCGTTCGGCGTCGTGCTCTACGAGATACTCACCCTCGCCGAGATACCGTATCAGGGTTTCTCGAACGAGGAGGTGCTGCATCATGTGTTACGCAAAGGCATGCTGAATATACCGCGGAATTGTCCTGAAACCATACAGAAGCTCATGGAGAAGTGTTTCAAGTGGCGGCCCAGCGAACGCCCGACCTTCATGGAGATTGTCTCCGAGCTGGAGCCGTTCCTGGGCCAGGACTTCTGCGAGAAGTCGTTCTACCACTCCGACGAGGGCATCGAGATACGTAGCCTCGGTATCAAGAAGGTCTATCACAACGCCGCGCCAATACGATTTCACTGGGGCCACGAAACCGCGAGATGGGTGAAGGACTTCGAGGACAACGTGACGTTGCTCGATCAGATGAAGGCGGGCACCAGCCGGGGGCGGATCTTCAAGAACGGCTTCCAGCACTTCG GACCAAATCGAGACACAGCGGAAGAATGA
- the LOC139811594 gene encoding insulin receptor isoform X1, producing MRTRKSLLPIVLLCVTVVGLALCQEKRWPKAATKHRDKSAKGKYDPDYADRTKEEDSAEFYYEQSSAAKGYYDSESLDILAANRSNRAIDNSRSTDVGSKNNQQSSQSSNLPKSHAKSSEEVGKKGEKGRRYKNMTIGDGICASIDIRNDVDSFRVLKECRVIEGFLQIVLIENNTEADFENVSFPELREITGYLLLYRVDSLKSLNKLFPNLEVIRGDILLTDYAFMIYEMKNLQEIGLTNLTKISRGGVRIEKNPTLCFTNTVNWSLIVPAGENFIKDNRNEQNCPHVKGCSQCPGSYCWTAQHCQKLERSRCHEQCLGECYGPSDTECYVCKHYRHKGKCIESCPDNLFAYLSRRCISQDECLNMNSLRRFSKLDEIQTWRPFQNACVTQCPDGFEDFINEKNVTACRACKGRCRKIANGAIIRHISDAQSFRGITVVKGALEFQIRNGNPNIMNELADAFGLIEEITEYLKITHSFPITSLNFFKKLKLIKGENLDINNASLVVLDNPNLSSLFPQSQNLTIENGRLFFHYNPKLCLSKIEQFGKMVNITNFTDLEVQPESNGDKVACNIVNINITVKKRDADHVVLNWDSYKPPEGQQLLNYLLNYIETENEDITYEANACGNNTWQIMDVGLNSNSIVSKYIGNLKPYTKYAAYVKTFTARNKNSSNSFVTPVGQSEIIFFQTKNTIPSVPTNVSSTAISDNKILLKWGPPVYTNGPIGYYMISSTILPDDMELVATRNYCVDTLVNEAKKEIHEVTIKTSLISNPNSCCFKDAKTSKQFEIFCHKNMTISHLSPGWKDHCVFNSYNSPENKFYDVTNNLSTATREEQKTEIDGLADAGSGTTIGHPNDKGYMYNVSAQNTSYVLKNLRHYSLYTITIAACGVKMDSDAPMCSTIQYTNVRTLKRPNADDINNVKVHVTNDTIVEVTWESVKDPNAFTVSYIIEYTNLDVKDAKRSTECIPYIGRREKYINHYIRNLSPGRYSLRMRSTSLAGDGTFTNVVYFSIGLSDNNRIMVATLLTLVVLFVTVTAIVFLIRSHQKKKTQERLIASVNPDYIETKYVVDSWEVPRENVEILEELGLGNFGMVYRGYLDGTGQVAIKTISETASQREKNEFLNEASVMKNFSTWHIIKLLGVVSMGNPPFVIMELMENGDLKTYLRRIRDTQMVPNASRIMRMAAEIADGMAYLESKKFVHRDLAARNCMVSKDLVCKIGDFGMARDIYETDYYKIGKKGLLPIRWMAPENLSDGVFTSDSDVWSFGVVLYEILTLAEIPYQGFSNEEVLHHVLRKGMLNIPRNCPETIQKLMEKCFKWRPSERPTFMEIVSELEPFLGQDFCEKSFYHSDEGIEIRSLGIKKVYHNAAPIRFHWGHETARWVKDFEDNVTLLDQMKAGTSRGRIFKNGFQHFGNVTNFEDVPLDR from the exons ATGAGGACGAGGAAGTCGCTGCTGCCGATCGTTCTGTTGTGCGTCACGGTAGTGGGCCTGGCGCTCTGCCAGGAGAAAAGGTGGCCGAAAGCGGCCACGAAGCACCGGGATAAAAGCGCCAAGGGCAAATACGACCCTGATTACGCGGACAGGACGAAGGAGGAGGACTCCGCGGAGTTTTACTATGAGCAGAGCTCGGCGGCCAAGGGCTACTATGACTCCGAATCTTTGGACATCTTGGCCGCTAACAGAAGCAACAGAGCGATCGATAATTCCAG ATCTACGGATGTCGGGTCTAAAAACAATCAGCAGTCTAGTCAGTCGTCGAATCTGCCCAAGTCGCACGCGAAATCGAGCGAGGAGGTaggaaagaaaggagagaaaggacGAAGATACAAGAATATGACGATCGGGGACGGTATTTGTGCGAGCATAGACATCAGAAATGACGTTGACAGCTTTAGAGTATTGAAAGAGTGCCGTGTAATCGAGGGCTTTCTGCAAATTGTACTGATCGAGAACAACACCGAGGCGGATTTCGAGAATGTTAGCTTTCCGGAGTTGAGAGAAATCACCGGCTACCTCCTTTTGTATCGCGTGGACAGTCTGAAGAGCCTCAACAAACTCTTCCCGAATCTCGAGGTCATCAGGGGCGATATACTCCTCACGGACTATGCCTTCATGATTTATGAAATGAAGAACTTGCAGGAG ATCGGCCTCACCAACCTGACAAAGATATCCCGGGGTGGCGTACGCATAGAGAAGAATCCCACTCTCTGTTTTACAAATACCGTGAACTGGAGTCTCATTGTTCCGGCCGGCGAGAACTTCATCAAAGATAACAGAAACGAGCAGAATTGCCCGCACGTGAAAG GATGCTCTCAATGTCCTGGCAGTTATTGCTGGACTGCTCAACATTGCCAGAAATTAGAGAGATCAAGATGCCACGAACAGTGTCTCGGAGAATGTTACGGTCCAAGTGATACTGAGTGTTACGTGTGCAAGCATTATCGACACAAAGGAAAATGCATTGAAAGCTGTCCGGACAATTT ATTCGCATATCTCTCGAGACGATGCATCAGCCAGGACGAATGCCTAAACATGAACAGTCTCAGAAGATTTTCTAAATTGGATGAAATACAGACATGGCGACCTTTCCAGAACGCCTGTGTCACTCAATGTCCTGATGGTTTCGAGGATTTCATCAACGAAAAAAAT GTAACAGCCTGTCGGGCGTGCAAAGGACGGTGCCGTAAAATCGCAAACGGTGCTATCATACGCCACATTTCGGACGCTCAGAGTTTTCGTGGTATAACGGTAGTGAAGGGGGCTCTGGAGTTTCAAATAAGAAATGGTAACCCAAATATAATGAATGAATTGGCGGACGCGTTCGGTTTAATCGAGGAGATAACCGAATACCTGAAGATAACGCATTCTTTTCCGATCACATCATTGAACTTTTTCAAGAAACTCAAATTGATCAAGGGTGAAAATTTGGACATCAATAACGCGAGTTTGGTGGTCCTGGATAATCCGAAtctctcctccctcttccCGCAATCCCAAAACCTAACGATAGAGAACGGCAGGCTGTTCTTTCATTACAATCCCAAGCTCTGCCTTTCGAAAATAGAGCAGTTCGGTAAAATGGTAAATATTACGAACTTCACGGATCTCGAGGTTCAGCCAGAATCGAACGGCGACAAGGTTGCCTGCAATATTGTTAACATAAACATCACGGTGAAAAAGCGGGACGCGGATCACGTGGTTCTGAATTGGGACAGCTATAAGCCGCCGGAGGGCCAACAACTTCTCAACTATCTGCTAAATTACATAGAGACTGAGAATGAGGATATAACGTACGAGGCGAACGCTTGCGGTAATAACACGTGGCAGATCATGGACGTCGGTCTGAACTCGAATTCGATCGTTTCGAAATATATCGGAAATTTGAAACCGTACACCAAGTATGCCGCCTATGTGAAAACGTTCACGGCGAGGAACAAGAATTCTTCAAATTCTTTCGTAACTCCGGTGGGGCAATCTGAAATTATCTTCTTCCAGACAAAGAACACGATACCTTCGGTACCGACGAATGTGAGTTCGACCGCGATAAGCGACAACAAAATTCTACTCAAATGGGGCCCGCCGGTGTATACGAACGGTCCCATAGGCTACTACATGATCTCCAGTACGATTCTACCGGACGACATGGAACTGGTCGCCACGCGGAATTACTGTGTCGATACTTTGGTCAACGAGGCCAAGAAGGAGATACATGAGGTGACGATTAAGACGTCGCTGATCTCGAATCCCAATTCCTGCTGTTTCAAGGACGCAAAGACCTCTAAACAGTTTGAGATATTCTGTCACAAAAATATGACCATCAGCCACTTGTCGCCCGGTTGGAAGGATCACTGCGTCTTTAACAGTTACAATTCGCCGGAGAATAAGTTTTATGACGTGACGAATAATTTATCCACCGCAACACGAGAAGAGCAGAAAACTGAGATAGACGGTTTAGCTGACGCTGGTAGCGGTACCACGATCGGCCATCCGAATGATAAAGGATATATGTACAATGTCAGTGCGCAAAATACTTCGTACGTTTTGAAAAACTTGCGCCATTATTCTTTGTACACTATCACGATTGCCGCATGCGGCGTCAAGATGGACAGCGATGCGCCGATGTGCTCGACCATTCAGTATACGAATGTCCGGACGCTGAAGCGACCGAACGCGGACGATATTAACAACGTGAAGGTCCACGTGACTAATGATACAATCGTCGAAGTCACCTGGGAATCGGTCAAGGATCCAAACGCGTTCACTGTCTCATACATTATAGAGTACACGAATCTGGACGTGAAGGATGCGAAGAGGAGCACCGAGTGCATACCGTACATCGGCCGCAGGGAGAAGTACATCAATCATTACATCAGAAACCTTAGTCCGGGTAGATACAGCCTGAGAATGCGCTCCACGTCGCTAGCGGGTGATGGCACCTTCACCAATGTGGTCTACTTCTCAATTGGTTTATCGGATAACAACCGAATAATGGTGGCAACGCTGTTGACTTTAGTTGTGCTGTTCGTCACTGTGACCGCGATAGTGTTCCTTATCAGGAGCCaccagaagaagaagacgcaGGAACGATTGATAGCCAGCGTAAATCCAGATTATATCGAGACCAAGTACGTCGTCGATAGCTGGGAAGTACCCAGGGAGAACGTCGAGATCCTGGAGGAGCTTGGTCTGGGTAACTTCGGCATGGTGTATCGCGGATATCTGGACGGCACCGGGCAAGTAGCCATCAAAACGATCTCCGAGACTGCCAGCCAGCGGGAAAAAAACGAGTTCCTGAACGAGGCCTCGGTCATGAAGAACTTTTCGACATGGCACATCATTAAATTGCTAGGCGTAGTCTCCATGGGCAATCCGCCATTCGTCATCATGGAGCTCATGGAGAACGGCGATCTGAAGACGTACCTACGTAGGATACGTGACACCCAGATGGTGCCGAATGCATCCAGGATAATGAGAATGGCCGCGGAAATCGCCGACGGTATGGCCTACCTGGAATCGAAGAAATTCGTGCACCGCGACCTGGCCGCCCGCAATTGCATGGTGTCCAAGGACCTGGTCTGCAAGATCGGCGACTTTGGCATGGCGAGAGATATCTACGAGACCGATTATTATAAGATCGGTAAGAAGGGCCTGCTACCGATACGCTGGATGGCACCGGAGAATCTCTCCGACGGCGTATTCACGTCCGACTCGGATGTATGGTCGTTCGGCGTCGTGCTCTACGAGATACTCACCCTCGCCGAGATACCGTATCAGGGTTTCTCGAACGAGGAGGTGCTGCATCATGTGTTACGCAAAGGCATGCTGAATATACCGCGGAATTGTCCTGAAACCATACAGAAGCTCATGGAGAAGTGTTTCAAGTGGCGGCCCAGCGAACGCCCGACCTTCATGGAGATTGTCTCCGAGCTGGAGCCGTTCCTGGGCCAGGACTTCTGCGAGAAGTCGTTCTACCACTCCGACGAGGGCATCGAGATACGTAGCCTCGGTATCAAGAAGGTCTATCACAACGCCGCGCCAATACGATTTCACTGGGGCCACGAAACCGCGAGATGGGTGAAGGACTTCGAGGACAACGTGACGTTGCTCGATCAGATGAAGGCGGGCACCAGCCGGGGGCGGATCTTCAAGAACGGCTTCCAGCACTTCGGTAATGTAACGAACTTCGAGGACGTTCCACTCGATCGATGA